DNA from Methanomicrobia archaeon:
GTGAACCCGAAATTGATTTCGATGCCAAACCTCTGTTTCTCGTAGACGTGTCTGCCGTTTCCGGTATGTCCGGCGCTCCCGTCTTCGCCATATCCTATGGCACGTATCAACGGAAGAACGGCAGTATAAAGGGAGAGGTTCAAAAGTTCCTGGGTCTCTACGCACACACGAGTGGGAAGCCTGGGGGTAAGGAGAAGTATCTCGAATTAGAAGAAAGCCACGACAAGAAATCAGGCCTTGTCGAGTACGAAGCTCGTACGATAGGTCATGTCTGGAAAGCGAGTCTCATTAAACAGACATTAGACAGTATTGATTTCGACCAGTATAATAAGGAGATCCTGGTGAATTTTATGTAATTGCGGCATGTTGCCGTTGCCGTTGCCGTTGCCGATAGATCGCTCGCTCTACTCTCTACGCTCAAAAATGTTATTTGTACATTCCATCCGCTAATTACGCGTTGACCTGAAAAGAACCAATTGAACCCACAAACGTTTTCTCTCGTATCGGCACCCTCGTTATCGCGCCCACTCCCGCCTCATGCAGTTCTCGATGGCAACATCCTTTGTGGGATATAAATCGAGGATTATTTCATCGGGACGGAACCACAGTTTTATCTCGCGCTCTGCCTCTGTTTCATCGGAAGAGACATGAATGACATTCTCAAAAAGGCCTGATCTAAGTATTCTACCGTACCCGCCCCGGATAGAGGTCGGTTCTGCCTCTTCGGGATTGGTTGCGCCGGCAAGTTCTCTGCATTTTCTTATCGCGTCCTCACCCCAATAAACCAACGCCATCACTTTCCTGCAGCTGTGCAGTTCCCCCTGTATATACCGTATCAACTCTTCAAAGAACGGCTCATCTTTAAGGTGCCCATAGTGCTCCTCCGCCAACTCCCGTGAGACACGCACCATTTTCGCCGCCACAATCTTCAGCTTTGCTTCTGATAATCTCGTTAAAATGTTCCCGGTCAACGATTTTCTCAACCCATCTGGCTTGATGAGAACTAATACCGCCTGATCCATACGTTTTGCCTCGTTCTTACGTTCTCCCTTCTCAGTTATAAAACTGAGTGCTGTCTATAATTTTTCAGTACTCTTACCGCTCGTGCTACAAAAGAGGAAGGCAATAGGTCTCAATACGTCCGTCCGTCAGCGTTAAATAAATAGCGGGACAGGTGCTAAATCCGAAGCAAGATAGAACGCATGGGTGCTTACATGATATAAAGCCACCAAAAGCGAAAGCTTTATTTGAGTGCTGAACTAATTGAGGTAACGCAGGAGGATACTGCTAGTATAAGACATGAATAAAAAACCTGTGGCGGTGGGAGTTGTGGTGGTTGTCGTCGTAATGATGCTGGGCTTTTACGTTTGGGGAGGTTTCCAGAAAACGAACGATATGACAACTGTCGATGAGAGCGGTAGTACGTCCATCGATGAACCCGTTCTGAGATCCACAATTGATCAAATGCCTGTGGAAGTCCTAAGCGATGCTGAAAAGGCGGGCATCCTGTATATGCGCGAAGAGGAAAAATTAGCCCACGACGTGTACCTCACGCTCTACGAGCAGTGGAATCTACCAATTTTTAATAACATTGCGCGGTCTGAACAGACCCATACTGATGCGGTTAAGACGCTTATCGATAAATATGGATTGGTCGACCCGGCTACGGCTACAATCGGATCGTTCAGCAACCCTGAACTTCAAGCGCTCTACGAAAACCTTGTCAATGATGGAAGCATATCATTGCAAGACGCACTCAACGTTGGCGCTGCGGTAGAGGAAATTGACATACTTGATTTGCAAGAGTACCTTGCAGAGACCGATAACGAGGACATAACGCTGGTGTACGAAAACCTGATGAAGGGATCACGAAATCACTTACGGGCTTTTGTTTCAACCCTCGAACGGCAAGGTTACGACTATACACCGCAATACCTGAGCCAAGAAGAATTTGATGCGATCGTAAGCAGCCCCTTAGAACGAGGACGGTCCTGATTCTTATCCCCACCCAAAATGGCTGGGGGCTATACAAAAGGGGATAATGGACTGTACAGCCCGTAGTGAAAACCGTGCGAGAGGTCGCCGAAACGGCTCGGGAGGAAGCAAGTGGTAACTACCGCCCCAAAAAGCTTTCAGTTACATTACCCGTGTTCGAATAGCCGCGGCTTTCCCAGTAGCCTCGGTACGTAACGTCGTCCGATAATTCGATCTCCGTTATCCATTTTATCCACTTGTAGCCCCATTTACTCTCTGCTACGAGCTCGAACGGGAACCCGCGCTCTGGCGGAAGCGTAACGTTGTTCATTTTATACGCCATGATGATATCATTATCCTGGATATACTCAAGCGGAAAAGACGTGGTGTAGCCGTCATAGGCGTGGAATATAACGACCGTTGCATTTGAGTCGGGATTCGCTTCCTGTAGTAAATCCCCAACCAACACACCCTCCCAGAGAATCGTTACACCCCAGCCCTCGACGCAGTCCAATCGCACCACTTTTTTCCGGGGGTCGAAGGCACCAACGACCTCATCATACGAATACGTTTGAGGATTCTCCACAAGACCCGTGATTCTAAGCGCATAGCTCTCTTTGTCTACGTGCTGCGGGCCTTTTATCGAATTCTCTCGGAAATCATCGATCGAAGAAAGGTCTTCGCCTTCATACGCGGTAATCTCAACATAATCCACGGGTTCTGCTTCTTCTGCTTCTTCTTGTTGAACGCAGCCACTGAACAAAATGCTCGCTGCAATGACGAATACCAGAAAACCAAAAGTGAGGAACTTCGAGTGCTTCATGGTTTTTCAGGTCTATACTAATGAGATTGTACTGGTCGGTTAAAAAGTTTTGTGAACGGAAACCCGTTAAGGTCGAAACGTCGACGTGAGTATGGAGTGTAGA
Protein-coding regions in this window:
- a CDS encoding nucleoside-diphosphate kinase, giving the protein MDQAVLVLIKPDGLRKSLTGNILTRLSEAKLKIVAAKMVRVSRELAEEHYGHLKDEPFFEELIRYIQGELHSCRKVMALVYWGEDAIRKCRELAGATNPEEAEPTSIRGGYGRILRSGLFENVIHVSSDETEAEREIKLWFRPDEIILDLYPTKDVAIENCMRREWAR
- a CDS encoding DUF2202 domain-containing protein; translation: MMLGFYVWGGFQKTNDMTTVDESGSTSIDEPVLRSTIDQMPVEVLSDAEKAGILYMREEEKLAHDVYLTLYEQWNLPIFNNIARSEQTHTDAVKTLIDKYGLVDPATATIGSFSNPELQALYENLVNDGSISLQDALNVGAAVEEIDILDLQEYLAETDNEDITLVYENLMKGSRNHLRAFVSTLERQGYDYTPQYLSQEEFDAIVSSPLERGRS
- a CDS encoding molybdopterin-dependent oxidoreductase; translation: MKHSKFLTFGFLVFVIAASILFSGCVQQEEAEEAEPVDYVEITAYEGEDLSSIDDFRENSIKGPQHVDKESYALRITGLVENPQTYSYDEVVGAFDPRKKVVRLDCVEGWGVTILWEGVLVGDLLQEANPDSNATVVIFHAYDGYTTSFPLEYIQDNDIIMAYKMNNVTLPPERGFPFELVAESKWGYKWIKWITEIELSDDVTYRGYWESRGYSNTGNVTESFLGR